Proteins encoded by one window of Flavobacteriales bacterium:
- the thiH gene encoding 2-iminoacetate synthase ThiH, which yields MNTELHTFQDLFDTYDWDEVRERSHHRSTAEVEEALHRAGHGKPDDFMALISPAAAPYLEDMARLSRKLTLNKFGKTIQMYIPLYLSNECQNICTYCGFSYNNRIPRVTLTEDQIDREVEIIKALGMDHVLIVTGEANRTVGVDYLASAIERIRPHFSHISLEVQPLEEEEYRTLANLGLHSVLVYQETYHREAYKSYHPKGKKSNFDYRLDTPDRLGRAGVHKIGLGALIGLEDWRTDAYFTALHLHYLERRYWKTKYSVSFPRLRPAEGLIEPKVVMSERELVQLICAYRIYNEHLELSLSTRERAVFRDHAIHLGITSMSAGSRTNPGGYAEGEESLEQFEIDDSRSPSEMANMIREAGYEVVWKDWDRALHAV from the coding sequence ATGAACACTGAACTCCATACATTCCAGGATTTATTCGACACCTACGATTGGGATGAGGTCCGCGAACGATCGCATCACCGCTCCACTGCTGAGGTTGAAGAAGCCCTTCATCGTGCCGGGCATGGCAAACCGGATGACTTCATGGCCCTGATTTCACCTGCCGCGGCTCCTTATCTGGAAGACATGGCCCGGTTGAGCAGAAAACTTACGCTCAACAAATTTGGCAAGACCATCCAGATGTATATTCCGCTTTACCTCAGCAATGAGTGTCAGAACATCTGTACCTACTGTGGCTTCAGTTACAATAACAGGATACCCAGGGTTACCTTGACCGAAGATCAGATCGACCGGGAGGTGGAGATCATTAAAGCATTAGGGATGGACCACGTCCTCATCGTGACCGGCGAAGCGAATCGCACGGTGGGGGTTGACTACCTGGCGTCCGCCATTGAAAGAATCAGACCTCATTTCTCACACATCTCGCTGGAAGTACAGCCGCTGGAAGAAGAAGAATACCGGACATTGGCGAACCTGGGCCTGCATTCCGTTCTGGTATATCAGGAAACATACCACCGTGAGGCCTATAAATCCTATCACCCGAAAGGCAAAAAATCAAATTTTGATTACAGGCTGGATACTCCGGACCGGCTGGGAAGAGCCGGTGTACACAAGATTGGATTGGGCGCTCTCATAGGTCTGGAAGATTGGAGAACCGATGCGTACTTTACCGCCCTTCATCTGCACTACCTGGAGCGACGTTATTGGAAAACCAAATATTCCGTGAGCTTTCCAAGGCTAAGACCTGCGGAAGGATTGATCGAACCTAAAGTGGTCATGTCGGAACGGGAATTGGTACAGCTGATTTGTGCCTACCGCATTTATAATGAGCATCTGGAACTATCTCTTTCCACCAGAGAGCGGGCTGTTTTCAGGGACCATGCGATTCACCTGGGAATTACCTCCATGAGTGCAGGATCCCGGACCAATCCGGGAGGTTATGCGGAAGGTGAGGAATCGCTTGAACAATTCGAGATTGATGATTCCCGAAGCCCTTCAGAAATGGCAAATATGATAAGGGAAGCGGGATATGAGGTGGTGTGGAAAGATTGGGATCGTGCGTTACATGCCGTTTAG
- a CDS encoding thiazole synthase has product MKPLTIADRTFGSRLFTGTGKFSSNVLMKEAILASGSELVTMAMRRVDPSKTEEDITAFLKHDHIQWLPNTSGARDAKEAVFAARLAREALQTNWVKLEIHPDPKYLLPDPIETLEAARQLVKDGFVVLPYVHADPVLCKKLEEAGCAAVMPLGAPIGTNRGLETKGMLEIIIDQSQVPVVVDAGIGAPSHAAAAMEMGADAVLVNTAIAVSDDPVQMAHAFRLSVEAGRMAFEAKLGEVRTKAAASSPLTAFLES; this is encoded by the coding sequence ATGAAACCATTAACCATAGCAGACAGAACATTCGGGTCACGACTATTTACCGGCACCGGTAAGTTCAGCTCCAACGTACTGATGAAGGAAGCCATCCTGGCATCCGGATCGGAACTTGTAACCATGGCCATGCGACGTGTTGATCCGAGTAAAACAGAGGAAGATATCACGGCTTTTCTGAAGCACGATCATATACAATGGCTGCCCAATACTTCCGGAGCCCGGGATGCAAAGGAAGCAGTGTTTGCTGCCCGACTTGCGCGTGAAGCACTGCAAACCAATTGGGTGAAGCTGGAGATCCATCCGGATCCGAAGTATCTTCTTCCTGACCCTATTGAAACACTCGAGGCTGCCAGGCAACTCGTCAAGGATGGTTTTGTGGTTTTGCCATATGTGCATGCAGATCCGGTCCTCTGCAAAAAACTGGAAGAAGCCGGATGTGCCGCGGTGATGCCGCTCGGTGCACCCATCGGTACAAACCGTGGACTCGAAACAAAAGGCATGCTCGAGATCATCATTGATCAAAGCCAGGTTCCTGTTGTGGTAGATGCAGGAATCGGCGCACCTTCACACGCCGCGGCCGCAATGGAGATGGGTGCGGATGCCGTACTCGTAAATACAGCCATTGCCGTTTCCGACGATCCCGTGCAGATGGCGCATGCGTTCAGATTATCGGTTGAAGCAGGCCGAATGGCATTCGAAGCAAAGCTAGGTGAAGTCAGAACGAAAGCTGCCGCATCCAGTCCGCTCACCGCATTTCTGGAATCTTAA
- a CDS encoding thiamine phosphate synthase: MNAIQYITDDNASVSHAQQAEQACAGGIRWIQFRCKSTDEDYRLQQGHAVAAVCKKYQATFIVNDDPRLAMELDADGVHLGKADMSPKDARILIGDTMIIGATANRSEDLDASVMACINYIGVGPFRHTNTKKNLSPLLGLDGIRNVIRKWKELNFSTPVFAIGGILIDDIPALMETGITGVAVSSAIHAAENPGLMATAFKHSIEENRRYLKEAGFQPYQKQL; this comes from the coding sequence ATGAATGCCATCCAATATATTACCGATGACAATGCCTCTGTATCCCATGCACAACAAGCAGAACAAGCCTGCGCAGGTGGCATACGCTGGATACAATTCAGATGCAAGTCGACGGATGAGGATTACAGACTACAACAGGGTCATGCGGTTGCTGCGGTGTGCAAAAAGTATCAAGCTACCTTTATTGTCAATGATGATCCCCGGCTTGCCATGGAATTGGATGCCGATGGCGTTCACCTGGGAAAAGCCGATATGTCTCCAAAAGATGCACGTATCCTGATTGGGGACACGATGATCATCGGCGCCACAGCAAACCGGTCAGAAGACCTTGATGCCTCCGTCATGGCATGCATTAACTATATCGGCGTGGGTCCATTCAGGCATACCAATACCAAAAAGAATCTAAGTCCACTCCTCGGGTTGGATGGGATCAGGAATGTCATCCGAAAGTGGAAAGAACTGAATTTCTCGACACCTGTTTTTGCCATCGGCGGCATCCTTATCGACGACATACCGGCACTTATGGAAACGGGTATCACCGGTGTAGCTGTTTCATCTGCCATCCATGCAGCTGAAAATCCCGGATTGATGGCCACCGCATTTAAACACAGCATTGAAGAAAACCGGAGATATTTGAAGGAAGCCGGATTTCAACCATACCAGAAACAGTTATGA
- a CDS encoding hydroxymethylpyrimidine/phosphomethylpyrimidine kinase: protein MDQNNRPWVSTIAGLDPSAGAGLLADIKTIEGMGGRALGVCTAITVQDDLSFSHLEWTRTSLILDQLKQTCDRFQPSAFKIGITESQSVLKTIAGSLPDHPTIVWDPVLSSSTGFQFWQAIDHQSLPALLNAFALITPNEREACQLSQKEQAGEGAEWLSQFCPVLITGGHEGAHDTVTDTLYIKGKCIKKYTLPYIPYGTKHGSGCALSSAITTALAQGHSLESAIVKGHDFVRRFLTSNPSLMGQHPSFVA, encoded by the coding sequence ATGGATCAAAATAACAGACCGTGGGTCTCCACAATAGCAGGCCTTGATCCCAGTGCCGGCGCCGGTTTACTGGCCGATATCAAAACAATAGAAGGGATGGGCGGCAGGGCCCTCGGTGTATGCACCGCTATTACCGTGCAGGATGATCTCTCATTTTCACATCTTGAATGGACACGCACATCGCTGATCCTGGACCAACTGAAACAGACATGCGATCGCTTTCAACCTTCGGCGTTTAAAATCGGTATTACGGAAAGCCAATCTGTTTTAAAGACCATTGCCGGTTCACTACCTGATCACCCCACCATTGTGTGGGATCCGGTACTGAGTTCTTCCACAGGATTCCAGTTCTGGCAAGCGATTGATCATCAAAGTTTGCCTGCACTACTGAATGCTTTTGCATTGATCACCCCCAATGAAAGGGAAGCTTGCCAGCTATCTCAAAAGGAACAGGCAGGAGAAGGTGCTGAATGGCTCTCACAATTTTGCCCGGTGCTGATCACAGGCGGACACGAAGGAGCGCATGATACCGTCACAGATACCCTTTACATCAAAGGAAAGTGTATAAAAAAATACACCTTACCTTATATTCCATACGGGACCAAACATGGCTCGGGGTGCGCGTTGTCATCTGCCATTACAACCGCGCTGGCCCAGGGTCACTCTCTGGAATCAGCCATTGTCAAAGGCCATGATTTTGTGCGGCGTTTTCTGACCAGCAATCCTTCCCTCATGGGACAACATCCAAGTTTTGTCGCATGA
- a CDS encoding thiamine phosphate synthase yields the protein MIKIVITKPKFFQGEATLVTKFFESGLEVLHVRKPKATAMEIKSFLMSIPQTYWNRIVLHSHHNLAIQYKLKGIHLTGAVRSKRIKKWYLSRYLKWKYPTLHVSTSFHSLAPLYQDRTGYDYIFISPVFDSISKGGYQSAFSETGLKSAIAQCVHKVIALGGVEPSKIGEIARMGFAGFAVLGAIWDSEDPQSTFEQIKYADAQDDNSTMLVDPEGILHIKKVTYHGSK from the coding sequence TTGATAAAGATCGTCATCACCAAACCAAAGTTTTTCCAGGGAGAAGCCACCCTCGTGACCAAGTTTTTTGAATCTGGCCTGGAAGTGTTGCACGTCCGTAAGCCCAAAGCCACCGCCATGGAAATCAAAAGCTTTCTGATGAGCATCCCCCAAACCTACTGGAACCGGATCGTATTGCATTCGCACCACAACCTGGCCATTCAGTATAAACTAAAAGGCATCCATCTAACAGGTGCGGTCAGGAGCAAACGGATAAAGAAATGGTATTTGTCAAGGTATCTGAAATGGAAGTACCCAACCCTTCATGTGAGTACTTCATTTCACAGCCTGGCCCCACTCTACCAGGACCGAACCGGTTATGACTACATTTTTATCAGTCCGGTATTCGACAGCATTTCCAAAGGTGGCTACCAGTCTGCATTCTCAGAAACCGGTCTTAAAAGTGCCATAGCCCAATGTGTGCATAAAGTAATTGCGCTGGGTGGTGTTGAACCTTCCAAAATAGGAGAGATCGCCCGGATGGGATTCGCAGGGTTTGCCGTGTTGGGTGCCATCTGGGACAGTGAAGATCCCCAATCGACCTTTGAACAGATAAAATATGCGGATGCACAGGATGACAACTCCACGATGTTGGTGGATCCTGAAGGGATTCTGCATATCAAGAAAGTAACCTATCATGGATCAAAATAA